From one Paenibacillus terrae HPL-003 genomic stretch:
- a CDS encoding GNAT family N-acetyltransferase, which translates to MEIRQLQREEFEAAIELSQYAFQFILSPEDLEKSKKKFKPEQTWGIFDGNELNAKLTLLPLQVYIQGQVFDMGGIAGVATWPEKRRGGLVSRLLTHALEEMKVAGQSLSFLHPFSFAFYRKFGWETYIEYKKYIIPIDKFPAKLKTEGTVKRDVEDISELEQVYQAYASRYNGTLVRDKVWWQERILNKNYRTAVYYSEAGDPQGYALYKIEDKQLNCGELVYINETARRALWTYFANHDSMITQGEFIYIPADDNLPFLLDDPRIQQETVPYFMGRIVDAAAFVEKYPFEAIGEEIRLTLNLIDRYAPWNEGIWVLTVNAEGQGHLDRVDSSSSSEDAIEADLSVGIQSLTTLMLGYQRPDDLYKWSRITGRGESVSALERVIPVKQTFLLDFF; encoded by the coding sequence ATGGAAATCAGACAATTACAACGTGAGGAATTTGAAGCTGCTATAGAGTTATCTCAGTATGCCTTTCAGTTTATATTATCCCCGGAGGATCTAGAGAAATCGAAGAAGAAATTCAAACCAGAACAAACATGGGGGATATTCGACGGAAATGAATTGAATGCAAAACTGACTTTGCTACCATTACAGGTATACATACAGGGTCAGGTTTTCGACATGGGGGGCATTGCTGGAGTGGCAACGTGGCCTGAAAAGCGGCGCGGCGGTCTGGTTTCACGCCTTTTAACACATGCGCTTGAAGAGATGAAGGTCGCGGGACAAAGCCTTTCTTTTCTACATCCTTTTTCCTTTGCCTTCTATCGTAAATTTGGATGGGAAACGTATATAGAATATAAAAAGTATATTATTCCGATCGATAAATTCCCTGCCAAGCTTAAAACCGAAGGTACGGTCAAACGGGATGTCGAAGATATTTCTGAGCTGGAACAAGTGTACCAAGCATATGCTTCGCGTTATAATGGCACGCTGGTACGAGATAAGGTATGGTGGCAAGAGCGGATATTAAATAAGAACTACCGGACCGCAGTGTATTACTCTGAAGCAGGCGATCCTCAGGGATATGCATTATACAAAATTGAAGATAAGCAGCTGAATTGCGGCGAACTGGTATACATTAATGAGACGGCCCGGCGGGCGTTGTGGACTTATTTTGCAAATCATGATTCGATGATAACCCAAGGTGAATTTATTTATATTCCGGCCGATGACAATCTGCCATTTCTGCTAGATGATCCGCGCATTCAGCAGGAAACAGTGCCTTATTTTATGGGCCGCATTGTAGATGCAGCTGCTTTTGTGGAGAAATATCCTTTTGAGGCAATTGGAGAGGAAATACGTTTGACCTTAAATCTGATAGATCGTTATGCTCCATGGAATGAAGGAATATGGGTATTGACGGTCAACGCGGAAGGGCAAGGACATTTGGACAGAGTGGATTCAAGCAGTTCTTCCGAGGACGCTATAGAAGCTGACTTGAGTGTGGGAATCCAGTCGCTGACTACCCTGATGCTTGGCTATCAGCGGCCTGATGACCTGTATAAGTGGAGTCGTATTACAGGGCGCGGTGAGTCTGTGTCTGCATTAGAACGTGTAATACCGGTAAAGCAAACATTTTTGCTGGATTTTTTCTAA
- the clpC gene encoding ATP-dependent protease ATP-binding subunit ClpC, with the protein MMFGRFTERAQKVLALAQEEAVRLGHNNIGTEHILLGLIREGEGIAAKALIGLGLGLEKIQDEVETLIGRGQEQPTNIAYTPRAKKVIELSMDEARKLGHTYVGTEHILLGLIREGEGVAARVLNNLGISLNKARQQVLQLLGSSEAVSSHHGAPANVSTPTLDSLARDLTASAKENNLDPVIGRSKEIERVIQVLSRRTKNNPVLIGEPGVGKTAIAEGLAQKIIANEIPETLRDKRVMTLDMGSVVAGTKYRGEFEDRLKKIMDEIRQAGNIVLFIDELHTLIGAGGAEGAIDASNILKPALARGELQCIGATTLDEYRKYIEKDAALERRFQPITVDQPSPEEAVQILYGLRDRYEAHHRVKITDEAIEAAVKLSDRYITDRFLPDKAIDLIDEAGSKVRLNSYTVPPNLKQLENRLEDIRKEKDSAVQSQEFEKAAALRDTEQKIREELDVTKNQWKEQQGRTDSEVTPEDIAQVVAIWTGVPVSQLKEEETHRLLNMEELLHGRVIGQDEAVKAVSRAIRRARAGLKDPKRPIGSFIFLGPTGVGKTELARALAESMFGDENAVIRIDMSEYMEKHSTSRLVGAPPGYVGYEEGGQLTEKVRRKPYSVVLLDEIEKAHPEVFNILLQVLEDGRLTDSKGRVVDFRNTLIILTSNVGAQVIKRNSTLGFTAVVDAGADYDNMKGKVMEELKKSFRPEFLNRIDEIIVFHSLEEKHIAEIVSLMSEELRKRLNEYEVDFELTDKAKAFLAKEGFDPAYGARPLRRAIQKHIEDRLSEELLTGNITKGDSLFIDEENGALTVTKKDNVSAKS; encoded by the coding sequence ATGATGTTTGGAAGATTTACGGAACGCGCACAAAAAGTGCTTGCCTTGGCTCAGGAAGAAGCTGTTCGATTGGGACACAACAACATTGGCACGGAGCACATTTTGCTCGGCCTCATTCGTGAAGGTGAAGGGATTGCAGCGAAAGCCTTGATTGGTTTAGGGCTGGGACTGGAAAAAATTCAGGATGAAGTGGAAACGCTGATTGGACGCGGTCAAGAACAACCGACTAACATTGCCTATACTCCACGCGCCAAAAAGGTCATCGAGCTGTCTATGGATGAAGCTCGTAAGTTGGGCCATACCTATGTAGGTACGGAGCATATTTTACTCGGTCTTATCCGTGAAGGCGAAGGTGTAGCAGCACGTGTACTGAATAACCTGGGTATCAGCCTGAACAAAGCACGTCAGCAAGTGCTTCAATTGCTCGGCAGCAGCGAGGCTGTTTCCAGCCATCATGGTGCTCCAGCTAATGTCAGCACACCAACGCTAGACAGCTTGGCACGTGATTTGACGGCATCTGCGAAGGAAAACAACCTGGACCCTGTCATTGGGCGCAGCAAGGAAATTGAGCGTGTAATTCAGGTGCTCAGCCGCCGAACAAAGAACAATCCTGTTTTGATCGGTGAGCCAGGGGTAGGTAAAACAGCAATTGCCGAAGGATTGGCGCAAAAAATTATTGCCAATGAGATTCCTGAAACGTTGCGCGACAAGCGCGTAATGACACTCGATATGGGCTCTGTGGTAGCAGGCACTAAATATCGTGGTGAATTTGAGGATCGTTTGAAAAAGATTATGGACGAGATTCGTCAAGCAGGAAACATCGTACTGTTCATTGATGAGCTGCATACGCTGATTGGTGCTGGTGGAGCTGAAGGTGCAATTGATGCCTCCAACATTTTAAAGCCTGCTCTGGCACGTGGCGAGCTGCAATGCATCGGTGCGACAACGCTGGACGAATACCGCAAATATATTGAGAAGGATGCTGCTTTGGAACGTCGCTTCCAGCCGATTACGGTAGATCAGCCTTCTCCAGAAGAAGCTGTTCAAATCTTGTATGGTCTGCGTGACCGTTATGAAGCGCATCACCGTGTGAAAATTACGGATGAAGCCATTGAAGCGGCAGTAAAATTGTCAGATCGTTATATCACCGACCGCTTCCTGCCGGATAAAGCAATTGATCTTATTGATGAAGCAGGTTCCAAGGTAAGGCTGAATTCCTACACGGTACCGCCAAACCTGAAACAGCTGGAAAATCGTCTGGAAGATATTCGTAAGGAAAAGGATTCGGCTGTACAAAGCCAGGAATTCGAAAAGGCGGCTGCACTGCGTGATACAGAGCAGAAAATTCGGGAAGAGCTGGATGTTACGAAAAACCAATGGAAAGAGCAACAGGGACGTACAGATTCCGAAGTAACACCGGAGGATATTGCTCAGGTCGTTGCGATCTGGACAGGTGTTCCGGTCAGCCAGCTGAAAGAGGAAGAAACTCACCGCTTGTTGAACATGGAAGAGTTGCTGCATGGGCGGGTAATTGGGCAGGATGAAGCAGTTAAGGCAGTTAGCCGGGCTATTCGCCGGGCACGTGCCGGACTGAAAGATCCGAAACGTCCAATCGGCTCCTTTATTTTCCTCGGTCCAACCGGGGTTGGTAAAACCGAGCTGGCACGCGCGTTGGCTGAATCCATGTTCGGAGATGAAAATGCGGTTATCCGAATCGATATGTCCGAATACATGGAGAAGCATTCTACGTCCCGTCTGGTAGGAGCGCCTCCAGGATATGTTGGATATGAAGAAGGCGGTCAATTGACTGAGAAGGTACGTCGTAAACCTTACTCCGTCGTACTGCTGGATGAGATTGAAAAAGCACATCCAGAAGTGTTCAACATTCTTCTGCAAGTGTTGGAAGATGGACGTCTGACAGATTCCAAAGGCCGTGTTGTCGATTTCCGCAACACACTCATCATCCTGACATCCAATGTAGGTGCACAGGTGATCAAACGCAACTCCACGCTCGGCTTTACGGCTGTTGTGGACGCTGGAGCGGATTATGATAACATGAAGGGCAAAGTGATGGAAGAACTCAAGAAAAGCTTCCGTCCCGAGTTCTTGAACCGGATTGATGAAATTATCGTTTTCCATTCTCTCGAAGAAAAACACATTGCCGAAATCGTGTCCCTCATGTCCGAAGAGCTGCGTAAGCGTCTGAATGAGTACGAGGTGGACTTTGAGCTG
- a CDS encoding UvrB/UvrC motif-containing protein has product MLCQECNKRPATLHFTKIVNGEKTEFHICETCAKEKGEMIPGTPNGFSIHSLLSGMLDFESSTKSQSPGHSGPQNLQCKDCGMTYAQFSKLGRFGCPSCYQYFDSRLDPLFKRVHGSTSHVGKVPVRTGGRLKVKRQIDDLKKEMQQHIVQEEFESAAELRDQIRKLEKEMIEE; this is encoded by the coding sequence ATGCTGTGCCAAGAATGTAATAAACGGCCGGCAACTTTGCATTTCACCAAAATTGTGAATGGCGAAAAGACAGAGTTTCATATTTGTGAGACGTGTGCGAAGGAAAAAGGGGAGATGATCCCTGGTACACCTAACGGCTTTTCAATTCATAGCTTGTTGTCGGGAATGCTGGATTTCGAATCCAGCACAAAGAGCCAGTCGCCAGGCCATAGCGGTCCGCAAAACCTGCAATGCAAGGATTGTGGCATGACCTATGCACAGTTCAGTAAGCTGGGGCGCTTTGGGTGCCCGTCGTGCTATCAATATTTTGACAGCCGTCTGGACCCTTTGTTCAAGCGTGTGCATGGCAGTACGAGCCATGTGGGCAAGGTTCCGGTTCGCACCGGAGGCAGATTGAAGGTCAAACGGCAAATTGATGATCTGAAAAAAGAGATGCAACAGCATATTGTGCAAGAAGAATTCGAATCAGCCGCTGAGCTTAGGGATCAAATCAGAAAGCTTGAAAAAGAAATGATTGAAGAGTAA
- the ligA gene encoding NAD-dependent DNA ligase LigA — translation MNPMHRMEQLVAELNTYNYHYYTLDEPKISDKEYDVLYDELVALEQTSGLVLPDSPTQRVGGELLKGFTPHRHLAPLWSLDKAQNIEQLRAWNARVVKLVNDYNTKNPEQPLPPPGYAIELKFDGLTLNLTYTDGKLVQASTRGNGVVGEGILAQVKTIKSVPLTIPFQDGTIEVQGEGIMNLSVLAKYNETAVDPLKNARNAAAGALRNLNPKTTAERRLNAFFYNVGYGDRIQFSSHQEMMAFLRDNHFKVNPYLTYFDDFDDAMEQLADIENSRAGLDYLIDGAVLKITDMRTREVLGYTDKFPRWAVAYKFEAEETTTVLNSVEWNVGRTGKITPLARVEPVELAGVTVQNCTLNNAGDIERKNLKFALGARVFIRRSNDVIPEILGKVTSEDDGEEIIVPDHCPACGFPLQQRGAHLFCDNKLGCKPQIVARISHFASRDAMDIETFSDKTAIQLHDELEVREPADLYKLHFDDLVKLERFGEKKANNLLAALEKSKERDLASFLYALGIPNTGKATTRMLADHYRDLHKVMSATVEELIELPDVGGIVAESIVAFFADPFTQAGIEKMLSLGVEAQAPEAPQEKKTDSFFSGKTVVLTGTLHQLTRDEAAAKLEALGAHVTGSVSKKTDLVIAGEKAGSKLAKAQQLGIDTIEDEDEFIRLLEQE, via the coding sequence ATGAACCCAATGCACAGGATGGAGCAGCTTGTTGCTGAGCTAAACACATATAATTATCATTATTACACACTGGATGAGCCCAAGATCAGCGACAAAGAATATGATGTGCTGTATGACGAGCTGGTAGCGCTTGAACAGACGAGCGGTCTTGTGCTACCGGATTCGCCGACACAGCGTGTGGGCGGGGAGTTACTCAAAGGCTTCACACCGCATCGCCATCTCGCCCCGTTATGGAGCTTGGATAAAGCACAGAATATAGAGCAGCTGCGTGCCTGGAACGCACGTGTCGTGAAGCTGGTCAACGATTACAACACCAAGAACCCGGAGCAGCCTTTACCGCCTCCAGGATATGCGATAGAGCTTAAATTTGATGGACTGACGCTGAACCTGACTTATACCGACGGGAAGCTGGTACAGGCTTCTACACGCGGTAATGGCGTGGTGGGCGAGGGAATACTGGCACAGGTGAAGACGATTAAATCCGTGCCGCTTACGATTCCTTTTCAGGATGGGACCATTGAAGTGCAGGGAGAAGGGATTATGAATCTGTCTGTGTTGGCGAAGTATAATGAGACCGCTGTGGACCCTCTCAAAAATGCACGCAACGCCGCAGCTGGCGCTCTACGTAATTTGAATCCCAAAACGACAGCAGAGCGGCGGCTGAATGCATTTTTCTACAATGTGGGGTACGGGGACCGTATCCAGTTTAGTAGTCACCAGGAGATGATGGCTTTTCTGCGTGACAATCATTTTAAGGTGAATCCATATCTGACTTACTTCGACGATTTTGATGATGCCATGGAGCAACTGGCTGATATTGAAAACTCTCGTGCCGGCCTGGATTATCTCATTGATGGGGCGGTACTGAAAATTACAGATATGCGCACGCGTGAGGTTCTAGGTTACACCGATAAATTTCCGCGCTGGGCGGTGGCGTATAAGTTCGAGGCGGAGGAAACGACCACGGTGCTCAACTCTGTTGAGTGGAATGTAGGTCGCACGGGTAAAATTACTCCACTGGCACGGGTAGAACCAGTAGAGCTGGCGGGAGTAACCGTACAAAATTGTACACTGAACAACGCTGGGGATATCGAACGGAAAAATCTGAAGTTCGCTTTGGGCGCTCGCGTGTTTATCCGCCGCTCGAATGATGTCATTCCAGAAATTTTGGGAAAAGTTACGTCTGAGGATGACGGAGAGGAAATTATCGTACCGGATCATTGCCCAGCCTGTGGATTCCCGTTGCAGCAGCGAGGGGCTCATTTATTCTGCGATAATAAGCTGGGCTGTAAGCCGCAGATTGTGGCTCGTATTTCTCACTTTGCGTCACGTGATGCCATGGATATTGAAACCTTCAGCGACAAAACGGCAATCCAGTTGCATGACGAACTGGAAGTGCGCGAGCCTGCGGATCTGTATAAACTCCATTTTGATGATCTTGTGAAGCTGGAGCGATTTGGTGAGAAAAAAGCCAATAACCTTCTGGCAGCGCTTGAGAAGAGTAAAGAAAGGGATTTGGCTTCATTCCTTTATGCCCTCGGTATACCGAATACCGGTAAAGCGACTACACGCATGTTGGCTGATCATTACCGTGATTTACACAAGGTCATGTCCGCTACGGTGGAGGAATTGATAGAATTGCCGGATGTAGGCGGGATTGTAGCTGAAAGCATTGTTGCCTTCTTTGCTGATCCATTTACCCAAGCGGGGATTGAAAAGATGTTATCCCTAGGGGTAGAGGCTCAGGCCCCCGAAGCCCCACAGGAGAAGAAGACAGACAGCTTTTTCAGTGGCAAAACGGTTGTACTTACAGGTACCCTGCATCAACTTACGCGTGATGAAGCTGCTGCCAAGCTGGAGGCACTGGGCGCCCATGTGACCGGGTCTGTATCGAAAAAGACGGATCTAGTCATAGCTGGTGAAAAGGCGGGCAGTAAACTAGCCAAGGCCCAACAGCTTGGAATTGATACCATAGAAGATGAGGATGAATTCATCAGACTGCTGGAACAAGAATAA
- the pcrA gene encoding DNA helicase PcrA, with product MQSIDIHEAVARLNPPQRQAVEAIDGPLLIMAGAGSGKTRVLTHRIAYLIATRKTAPWGILAITFTNKAAREMQDRVSKLIGPQGRDVWVSTFHSMCVRILRRDIERIGFTSNFSILDSTDQLSVIRSCMKDLNIDTKKFEPKAVQSMMSTAKNELVTPEMYERKIGDYFEGIVAKVYTKYQQRLKNNNSLDFDDLIMATIQLFKEVPEVLDFYQKKFQYIHVDEYQDTNRAQYMLCKMLADKHHRICVVGDSDQSIYRWRGADISNILNFEEDYPEARTILLEQNYRSTSNILNAANEVIGQNTGRKPKKLWTDKEGGAKIKVYRADSEHDEGYFIASEIHKNINAGKTYSHHAILYRTNAQSRVVEEILIKSDIPYQIVGGIKFYDRKEIKDLLAYLRLLSNPDDDISLIRIINVPKRSIGDTTVGKLQAAAAERGVSIFRVLQVVDDLGFAGRTRNALVEFYDMIEGLSRMVDYLSVTELTEKMLETTQYRLELQNENTLESRSRLENIDEFLSVTMEFEKGAEDKSLVSFLTDLALIADIDSMNDDEEEQSDAVVLMTMHSAKGLEFPIVFIVGMEEGVFPHSRAFLDNEELEEERRLAYVGITRAEEQLFLTCAQMRTLFGRTTANPPSRFLEEIPDELKEDTIIKKDRYRRSGNVGGSYGGRGLGKSSGSNFGGERSFDTMSRSGSSASASPRVTVTTSSSAKPTPAASAGGPSIFAAGDKVQHGKWGIGTIVAVKGTGNDMELQIAFPAPVGVKRLLAGFAPITKVE from the coding sequence ATGCAATCAATAGATATACACGAGGCTGTAGCCCGCCTCAATCCGCCTCAGCGTCAGGCAGTGGAGGCGATAGACGGACCGTTGCTGATTATGGCTGGCGCAGGTAGTGGAAAGACCCGAGTGCTCACGCACCGGATTGCCTACCTCATTGCGACCCGTAAGACGGCTCCATGGGGCATTTTGGCGATTACCTTTACGAACAAGGCCGCGCGTGAAATGCAGGATCGCGTATCCAAGCTGATTGGCCCGCAGGGAAGAGATGTGTGGGTATCCACCTTTCACTCCATGTGTGTGCGTATTTTGCGTCGGGATATCGAGCGGATCGGATTTACCTCCAATTTCAGTATTCTCGATTCTACAGATCAGCTGTCTGTCATTCGGAGCTGTATGAAGGATCTGAACATAGACACCAAAAAGTTCGAACCCAAAGCCGTTCAGTCCATGATGAGTACGGCTAAAAATGAACTGGTCACTCCTGAAATGTATGAGCGCAAGATTGGCGATTATTTTGAGGGAATTGTGGCGAAGGTATATACCAAATACCAACAACGTCTCAAAAACAACAACTCGCTGGATTTTGATGATCTGATTATGGCAACGATTCAACTATTTAAAGAAGTACCTGAGGTACTGGATTTCTATCAGAAGAAATTCCAATACATTCATGTCGATGAATATCAGGATACGAACCGTGCGCAGTACATGCTGTGTAAAATGCTAGCTGACAAGCATCACCGGATTTGCGTAGTAGGTGACAGCGATCAGTCGATTTACCGTTGGCGTGGGGCGGATATCAGCAACATTTTGAACTTTGAAGAGGACTACCCGGAAGCACGTACCATTTTGCTGGAGCAAAACTATCGGTCAACCTCGAATATTCTGAATGCCGCCAATGAAGTGATTGGGCAAAATACGGGCCGCAAGCCGAAGAAGCTATGGACTGACAAAGAAGGCGGAGCCAAGATTAAAGTTTACCGGGCTGACTCGGAGCATGATGAGGGCTATTTTATCGCCTCGGAAATTCATAAAAATATCAATGCAGGCAAAACCTATAGCCATCATGCTATTTTGTACCGTACCAATGCTCAGTCACGGGTTGTCGAGGAAATTTTGATCAAATCGGATATTCCGTACCAGATCGTTGGCGGCATCAAGTTCTATGATCGCAAAGAGATTAAGGACTTGCTGGCGTACCTTCGCCTGCTCTCCAACCCTGATGATGATATCAGCTTGATCCGAATCATTAATGTGCCAAAACGGAGTATTGGGGATACAACGGTCGGAAAATTGCAAGCAGCCGCAGCGGAGCGTGGAGTTTCTATTTTCCGCGTGTTGCAGGTGGTAGATGATTTGGGCTTTGCCGGACGTACGCGCAATGCGCTTGTCGAGTTTTACGATATGATCGAAGGTTTGAGTCGGATGGTAGACTATCTGTCGGTTACCGAGTTAACAGAAAAAATGCTGGAAACCACCCAGTATCGACTGGAGCTGCAAAACGAGAATACGCTCGAATCACGCTCACGTCTGGAGAATATTGATGAGTTTCTGTCGGTAACGATGGAATTTGAAAAAGGAGCGGAGGACAAATCGCTGGTCTCCTTCCTGACCGACCTTGCTCTTATTGCGGATATAGATTCCATGAATGACGATGAAGAGGAACAAAGCGATGCAGTTGTATTGATGACCATGCATAGCGCAAAAGGACTGGAGTTCCCAATCGTATTTATTGTCGGTATGGAGGAGGGGGTATTCCCTCACAGTCGGGCCTTTTTGGATAATGAAGAGCTGGAGGAAGAGCGCAGGTTGGCGTATGTCGGGATTACCCGTGCAGAAGAGCAACTGTTCCTTACATGCGCACAAATGCGTACTCTGTTTGGTCGTACCACTGCTAATCCGCCGTCGCGCTTTCTCGAAGAAATTCCGGATGAGTTAAAAGAGGATACGATCATCAAAAAGGATCGCTACCGTCGTTCAGGAAATGTAGGAGGCTCTTATGGCGGGCGTGGACTGGGTAAAAGCAGTGGCAGTAACTTTGGTGGAGAGCGTTCCTTTGATACAATGAGTCGCAGTGGTTCGTCCGCTTCCGCGTCGCCGCGCGTAACCGTAACGACATCTTCATCTGCGAAACCAACTCCGGCTGCTTCGGCAGGAGGCCCCTCCATTTTTGCGGCCGGAGACAAGGTACAGCATGGTAAATGGGGAATTGGAACCATTGTGGCTGTCAAAGGTACAGGCAATGATATGGAGCTTCAGATCGCTTTCCCGGCTCCGGTCGGGGTTAAACGCCTGCTGGCTGGCTTTGCACCTATTACAAAAGTAGAATAA
- a CDS encoding CtsR family transcriptional regulator codes for MRNVSDIIEQYLKSILLESPKGLVEIQRNDLADRFSCVPSQINYVISTRFTLEKGYVVESKRGGGGYIRIQRIQLPAQHAIHTHLHQSIGEEISQSAAEGLIYQLEEAHFLSKREAGLMKAALSRDTLLLKLPYRDQLRARLLKAMLISLLVAR; via the coding sequence ATGCGCAATGTTTCCGATATTATTGAACAATATTTGAAGAGCATATTGCTGGAAAGTCCCAAAGGTTTAGTGGAAATTCAGCGCAATGATTTGGCTGACCGCTTTTCCTGCGTGCCGTCGCAAATTAATTATGTAATCAGTACCCGTTTTACGCTGGAAAAAGGCTATGTGGTGGAAAGTAAGCGCGGTGGTGGGGGTTATATTCGCATTCAGCGAATTCAACTGCCTGCACAACACGCGATTCATACACACCTCCATCAAAGCATTGGAGAGGAAATTAGCCAATCGGCAGCGGAAGGGCTGATTTATCAGCTGGAAGAAGCACATTTTTTAAGCAAAAGGGAAGCTGGTTTAATGAAGGCCGCTTTATCAAGGGACACATTATTGCTGAAACTTCCCTATCGTGACCAGCTACGGGCAAGGCTGCTTAAGGCTATGCTGATTTCGTTACTGGTGGCCAGATAG
- a CDS encoding protein arginine kinase — protein MPNIRFTEKPLSDWMRGEAADSEIVISSRVRIARNLQHLPFPILATNQQSEEALQRLTDILQYDDLGRFGTFHTLKISELDEIDKQVLVEKHLISPNLANESRNGAVLISDDESVSVMINEEDHLRIQCLYPGCQVREAWERATVIDDAFEAHVDYAFDDRRGFLTSCPTNVGTGMRASVMMHLPALVMTHQINRILSAVSQVGLTVRGIYGEGSEAVGNLFQVSNQITLGQTEAEIIENLHGVVLQIIEHERSARERLMNESMLRITDRVMRSFGILSYAAVLESKEAAQRLSDVRLGVDLGILERPSTAAMNELNVMTQPGFLQKSFGDKMNTGERDMYRAKLIRQKLGTTL, from the coding sequence ATGCCCAATATCCGGTTTACGGAAAAGCCGCTAAGTGATTGGATGCGTGGTGAAGCTGCGGATTCGGAGATTGTCATTAGTAGCCGGGTGAGAATTGCGCGTAACTTGCAGCATCTGCCTTTTCCCATACTTGCTACCAACCAGCAGTCGGAAGAAGCACTTCAACGTTTGACGGATATCCTTCAGTATGATGATTTAGGCCGCTTTGGTACCTTTCATACCCTGAAAATATCCGAGTTGGATGAGATCGACAAGCAGGTACTGGTTGAGAAGCATTTGATTAGCCCTAATTTGGCGAATGAATCTCGTAACGGTGCTGTTTTGATTAGCGATGACGAATCGGTTAGTGTTATGATAAACGAAGAGGATCATCTGCGTATCCAGTGCTTGTATCCGGGATGTCAGGTTAGAGAAGCTTGGGAGCGTGCTACGGTTATTGATGATGCATTTGAGGCGCATGTTGATTATGCATTTGATGATCGTAGAGGCTTTCTGACCAGTTGTCCGACGAATGTCGGCACAGGGATGAGAGCTTCGGTAATGATGCATCTGCCCGCATTGGTCATGACTCATCAGATTAATCGCATTTTGTCCGCTGTTTCACAGGTAGGTCTTACCGTTCGCGGTATTTATGGTGAAGGCAGCGAAGCGGTCGGCAATCTGTTTCAGGTATCCAATCAGATTACACTGGGACAGACCGAAGCGGAAATTATCGAAAATCTGCATGGCGTTGTGCTGCAAATTATAGAGCATGAACGTTCCGCCAGGGAACGACTGATGAATGAGTCCATGCTGCGGATTACAGATCGGGTGATGCGTTCATTCGGTATTTTGTCATATGCAGCGGTACTGGAATCCAAGGAGGCCGCACAGCGGTTGTCCGATGTACGTCTTGGCGTGGACTTGGGGATTTTGGAGCGTCCATCCACCGCAGCGATGAATGAGCTGAATGTGATGACGCAACCCGGATTTCTGCAAAAAAGCTTTGGTGATAAAATGAATACCGGTGAACGCGATATGTACCGGGCGAAGCTGATCCGGCAAAAATTAGGCACAACCCTTTAA
- a CDS encoding heptaprenylglyceryl phosphate synthase, translated as MLGECVLADSIQSWRHVFKLDPDKELDDEGLDAVCMSGTDAIMVGGSSGVTYENTVDLLSRIRRYEVPCVLEVSDLEAVVPGFDLYMIPMVLNTTDSNWIVGQHQRAIEQFGYMIPWDLLVTEGYIVLNGDSTVAKLTRADTSLDASSAASYAQVADKLMHLPIVYVEYSGAFGDMELVQKIHRSTERARVLYGGGIMDKSTALQAAAVCDTIVVGNIIYRDLAKALETVAVKLEV; from the coding sequence ATGCTGGGGGAATGTGTGTTGGCAGATTCGATTCAATCATGGAGGCATGTATTTAAGCTGGACCCTGACAAGGAACTGGACGATGAGGGACTGGATGCCGTTTGCATGTCTGGTACGGATGCCATTATGGTAGGAGGTTCGTCGGGCGTTACCTATGAAAATACGGTGGATTTGCTGTCGCGGATCCGGCGTTATGAGGTGCCGTGTGTGCTTGAAGTGTCCGATCTGGAGGCTGTGGTGCCGGGGTTTGATCTGTATATGATTCCAATGGTGCTCAATACCACTGACAGTAATTGGATCGTAGGACAGCACCAGCGTGCGATTGAGCAGTTTGGTTATATGATCCCTTGGGATTTACTTGTGACGGAAGGATATATTGTTTTGAATGGTGATTCTACGGTGGCCAAGCTTACCAGAGCGGATACATCACTCGATGCTTCATCTGCCGCTTCATATGCACAGGTTGCTGACAAGCTCATGCATCTGCCGATTGTATATGTGGAGTATAGCGGTGCCTTTGGAGATATGGAACTGGTACAAAAAATACATCGCAGTACGGAGCGCGCTCGTGTCCTATACGGAGGGGGTATCATGGATAAATCTACCGCGTTACAAGCGGCTGCCGTTTGTGACACCATTGTAGTAGGGAACATCATTTACCGTGACTTGGCGAAAGCGCTGGAGACGGTAGCTGTGAAGTTGGAAGTATAG